From the Purpureocillium takamizusanense chromosome 6, complete sequence genome, one window contains:
- a CDS encoding uncharacterized protein (EggNog:ENOG503NXF8~COG:S): protein MEQTNHELLPRPPSKRRRTAHGGGNTRMCPHCGRTFKRTEHLERHVRTHTKEKPFVCQCGAAFARRDLLTRHERVAVHHGCSATGPPSPQGLPGPRPAASSLSSLSAWSSQQCRQSVIEPPVEDQGQSNGLVDTVSYGRDVASPQLFDGGIQFDPHFREFANFLDGVGLPAEWSPYFNGPERVDEALDSDLGDVRSDTASVRPGPRTQPGTPFSSWLPTAPTGNRLTNYATDANNPRAIEPELQPFKVTEEHRTRLGARLELMSGVLDSGFKLPSRHALTRYMTSFFEGFHSHMPFIHCPTWHILDHSLELILGIAAIGAQYSFEHNMSERLFFAGKSILMEQLSKEVVDRFGHRTMSFMSLNRSAEAQRGGHLDDARRWSPVENVRALIALMAFATWEPKVALVQEAFTLQELLTHVLRDIGLDDANEPSPGHNSNESSPDIQWRTWIEQESCRRSKLIAFSFLHTHSLAYNVYPVLRSNEVNLRLPCSTKEWKALTATQWQTARKEVRKPQLYFQEALSVLLKNRDCSAPLDPIPTPLGNYVLLHGLLQRIHIVRDLNLPMTSCTASLPHEEVEKLERGLRSWTTGWQQAPESSLDPNNENGPIPFTSSSLLALAYVRIYLHLGPFRRLETRDPELIARAITLSPGVERGDGIVAALLYSTHMLSIPVRLGVDRVARSQAFFWSVRHSLASLDCGILLSNWLAKLGDTMATKPMSGMPAHDHTYVYKRADALPRHRKSDNALGPMYH from the exons ATGGAGCAAACGAATCACGAGCTTTTGCCAAGGCCTCCCAGCAAGCGTCGGCGCACTGCACATGGCGGTGGAAACACGCGCATGTGCCCCCATTGCGGGCGCACTTTCAAGCGCACCGAGCATCTCGAGCGCCATGTTCGCACGC ACACCAAGGAGAAACCTTTTGTGTGCCAGTGCGGTGCTGCTTTCGCACGGCGAGACTTGCTCACAAGACACGAGCGGGTTGCTGTACACCACGGCTGCTCCGCGACGGGACCACCATCCCCACAGGGTCTCCCGGGTCCGCGCCCAGCGGCGTCATCGCTCTCCAGCCTGAGTGCATGGTCGAGCCAGCAGTGCCGGCAATCGGTGATTGAGCCACCAGTGGAAGACCAAGGGCAGAGCAATGGACTCGTTGATACAGTGTCATACGGCCGAGATGTAGCATCTCCTCAGTTATTTGATGGGG GTATTCAATTCGACCCCCACTTCAGAGAATTTGCGAATTTTCTCGATGGAGTAGGCTTGCCAGCCGAATGGAGTCCCTACTTCAACGGCCCAGAGAGGGTCGATGAGGCCCTAGATTCGGACTTGGGCGATGTGCGTTCAGACACAGCTTCTGTTCGGCCTGGTCCGAGGACGCAACCTGGCACACCGTTCAGCTCTTGGTTGCCCACAGCACCAACTGGCAATCGATTGACCAACTACGCGACAGACGCGAACA ACCCTCGGGCGATTGAGCCAGAGTTGCAACCATTCAAAGTGACAGAAGAGCACCGTACCAGGCTAGGGGCACGCTTGGAACTCATGTCTGGCGTCCTGGACTCAGGTTTCAAGCTGCCATCGCGGCATGCCCTCACTCGATATATGACGTCTTTTTTCGAAGGATTTCACTCGCACATGCCATTCATTCACTGTCCGACGTGGCACATTCTCGACCACTCATTGGAGCTGATACTCGGGATCGCCGCCATTGGCGCCCAATATTCCTTTGAGCACAACATGTCAGAACGACTGTTCTTTGCGGGCAAGTCGATACTAATGGAGCAGCTTTCAAAGGAGGTGGTGGACAGGTTCGGTCATCGAACAATGTCTTTCATGTCATTGAACAGGTCCGCTGAGGCCCAACGAGGCGGACATCTCGACGATGCCCGGCGCTGGTCCCCAGTTGAAAACGTGCGGGCCCTTATTGCCCTCATGGCTTTCGCTACATGGGAGCCCAAGGTGGCCTTGGTGCAGGAGGCTTTTACTCTTCAGGAACTGCTTACCCATGTGCTTCGAGATattggcctcgacgatgccaacGAACCATCACCTGGTCACAACAGCAACGAGTCTTCTCCTGACATACAATGGCGAACTTGGATAGAGCAAGAATCCTGCCGCAGGTCCAAGTTAATCGCCTTTTCCTTCCTGCATACGCACAGCCTCGCATACAATGTATATCCTGTCCTCCGGAGCAACGAGGTCAACCTACGACTACCGTGTTCTACTAAAGAGTGGAAAGCCTTAACTGCGACACAGTGGCAGACGGCTAGGAAAGAAGTGCGGAAGCCACAGCTGTACTTCCAAGAAGCGCTGTCTGTATTGTTGAAAAATAGGGATTGCTCAGCTCCTCTGGACCCGATTCCAACTCCGCTAGGGAATTACGTGCTTCTCCACGGCCTACTACAGCGCATCCACATCGTGAGGGACTTGAACCTCCCTATGACGAGCTGCACCGCATCACTACCGCACGAAGAGGTGGAGAAACTTGA ACGTGGCCTCCGCTCGTGGACAACCGGTTGGCAACAGGCCCCAGAATCCAGTCTTGATCCGAATAATGAAAACGGGCCTATTCCGTTCACGTCAAGCTCCCTATTGGCACTAGCATACGTGCGAATATACCTCCACTTGGGACCTTTTCGGCGGCTCGAGACGCGCGACCCTGAGCTCATTGCTCGCGCGATTACTCTTTCGCCGGGTGTCGAGCGTGgtgacggcatcgtcgcagCGCTGCTCTACTCGACACATATGCTCAGCATCCCCGTCCGTCTAGGAGTAGACCGGGTGGCACGCAGCCAGGCCTTCTTCTGGAGTGTGAGGCATTCATTGGCCAGCCTTGATTGCGGCATATTGCTCAGCAATTGGCTTGCCAAACTTGGCGACACGATGGCGACAAAGCCCATGAGCGGTATGCCCGCCCATGACCACACGTATGTGTACAAGAGAGCTGATGCCCTTCCCAGACATCGAAAATCGGATAATGCATTGGGTCCGATGTATCATTGA
- a CDS encoding Amidase (COG:J~EggNog:ENOG503NW6W) produces the protein MSVFFKDISLDNPVRAGDVEKLLKPLGLTVNPEESADYTRLLAAAHDCAERVSKLPDYQPAPDIERFPRRDIHIPTADEQAYGHAWAHRFTVCGNTFATSGMRGKRVCIKDCIAVAHVPQFFGSDAFPAWTPKVDATVVTRVLEAGADIVGTATCENFCNSTSSFTSAQGIVENPHKPGYSAGGSTSGGAALVGGGLVDVAIGTDQGGSIRVPASLCGCVGFKPTHGLVPYTGITSGDQIDDHAGPIAGSVDEVAECLDAIAGYDGIDDRSLAAAPPGFFQYKASLTGLDQRLDGVRVGVLREGHESDLIQPGVRKSFFEAVQRIEALGGTAEEVTIPLHKEGPSIWTIQQRISGTSGILGHANGRRGLYLTEFEHARLPWTARNFDKLFPSTKNTVINGLYLAHKFPGLYAKTVNIGRKIADAYEAMFKSYDVIIMPTTPFVAPRHGDRRFVLRSFEPSMGMTVNTAVFNVTGHPALSLPIGWSMAADDEQVMLPVGMQIVGGLWQEKKVLRVAKAVEQSFDWKLSNPVTSGDINRPRDSSGEKVDAKVDEIEQRAPNGHQAGKACPGPLAAMERAGVTA, from the exons ATGTCTGTGTTTTTCAAGGATATATCACT GGACAATCCGGTACGGGCGGGAGATGTGGAGAAGCTGCTCAAGCCCTTGGGTTTGACCGTGAACCCAGAGGAATCTGCCGATTACACGCGCCTGCTGGCCGCGGCACACGACTGCGCAGAGCGCGTATCCAAGCTCCCAGACTACCAGCCTGCACCGGATATTGAGCGCTTTCCCCGCCGCGACATACATATTCCAACCGCGGATGAGCAAGCGTATGGTCATGCATGGGCTCACCGCTTCACGGTTTGCGGGAATACGTTTGCTACGTCAGGTATGAGAGGAAAGAGGGTTTGCATCAAGGACTGCATCGCCGTGGCCCATGTTCCACAGTTCTTTGGAAGTGATGCGTTTCCGGCCTGGACACCCAAGGTGGACGCAACGGTCGTGACAAGGgtcctcgaggctggcgctgATATCGTCGGCACAGCTACCTGTGAGAACTTTTGCAATTCGACGTCTTCATTCACCAGTGCccagggcatcgtcgagaATCCTCACAAGCCTGGCTACTCTGCTGGAGGGagcacctcgggcggcgctgctctcGTGGGTGGGGGGCTAGTGGATGTCGCCATTGGGACTGATCAGGGCGGGAGCATTCGGGTGCCTGCATCACTTTGCGGGTGCGTTGGCTTCAAACCGACACATGGGCTCGTTCCATACACGGGCATCACAAGTGGTGATCAGATTGATGACCATGCTGGCCCTATCGCGGGGTCTGTTGACGAGGTTGCCGAATGTCTTGACGCCATTGCCGGATATGATGGGATAGATGATAGGTCccttgctgcagcgcctcctGGGTTCTTCCAATACAAGGCATCTCTGACAGGCTTGGACCAGAGGCTCGACGGCGTACGAGTTGGCGTTTTGAGAGAGGGCCATGAAAGCGACTTGATACAACCTGGCGTCAGAAAATCGTTCTTCGAGGCCGTCCAGCGAATCGAGGCACTCGGTGGTACTGCGGAAGAAGTCACCATCCCCTTACACAAGGAAGGGCCTTCGATATGGACCATTCAGCAGCGCATATCTGGGACATCCGGCATCCTGGGTCACGCCAACGGTCGCAGAGGCCTTTACCTGACTGAATTTGAgcacgcccgcctgccgtGGACAGCACGCAATTTTGATAAGCTATTTCCCTCGACTAAGAATACTGTGATTAACGGCTTGTACCTTGCACATAAGTTCCCGGGCCTGTACGCCAAAACAGTCAACATTGGGCGGAAAATTGCAGACGCTTACGAGGCAATGTTCAAAAGCTATGATGTGATCATCATGCCCACAACACCATTTGTGGCGCCGCGACATGGTGACAGGAGGTTCGTGTTGCGATCATTTGAACCTAGCATGGGCATGACTGTCAATACGGCCGTGTTCAATGTTACAGGGCATCCAGCTCTATCGCTGCCTATAGGGTGGTCGATGGCAGCAGACGATGAGCAAGTCATGCTTCCAGTCGGGATGCAAATTGTCGGTGGTTTGTGGCAGGAGAAGAAAGTCCTGAGGGTGGCCAAGGCTGTTGAACAGAGCTTTGACTGGAAGCTTTCCAATCCGGTCACTAGCGGAGACATCAACAGACCCAGGGACTCATCGGGAGAAAAAGTCGATGCCAAGGTTGACGAGATTGAACAACGAGCTCCAAATGGAcaccaggcaggcaaggcctGTCCGGGACCACTTGCTGCTATGGAGAGAGCGGGGGTCACTGCATGA